One Cupriavidus taiwanensis LMG 19424 DNA segment encodes these proteins:
- a CDS encoding benzoate-CoA ligase family protein has translation MNATPAAPPVPPPGETFNFAAHLLACNAGRPGKVAYLDDDGQLTYGELGLQVRRLAAALLAAGIRREERVLLLMHDCTDWPVCFLGAMYAGIVPVAVNTLLTADDYAYMLQHSRAQAVLVSAALLPVLQDALARPGHEVRQVLVSRAQAPLPEGTAPLDAALAAQAPLQSPAATGCDDPGFWLYSSGSTGQPKGVVHSHGNPYWTAALYAGPVLGLREQDVCFSAAKLYFAYGLGNGLSFPLSVGATVVLMAERPTPEATVRRWLQHQPTVFFGAPTGYAGLLASPALPGRAEVALRLCSSAGEALPADLGERFTAHFGCEIIDGIGSTEMLHIFLSNRPGQVRYGTTGWPVPGYTIELRDEDGRPVPDGEIGDLYIQGPSAAMMYWANREKSRETFRGGWTKSGDKYVRNPDGTYSYAGRSDDMLKVSGIYVSPFEVEATLVQHPAVLEAAVIGVPDHDGLVKTKAFVVLKAGAQLAEDELKAFVKERLAAYKYPRAIAFVDALPKTATGKIQRFMLRERELQAAAERAAAVA, from the coding sequence ATGAACGCCACGCCCGCAGCGCCACCGGTCCCGCCACCCGGCGAGACTTTCAACTTTGCCGCACACCTGCTCGCCTGCAATGCCGGCCGTCCCGGCAAGGTGGCCTATCTGGACGACGACGGCCAGCTCACCTATGGCGAACTCGGGCTGCAGGTGCGGCGCCTGGCCGCGGCGCTGCTCGCCGCCGGCATCCGCCGCGAAGAGCGCGTGCTGCTGCTGATGCACGACTGCACCGACTGGCCGGTCTGCTTCCTCGGCGCGATGTACGCCGGCATCGTGCCCGTGGCCGTCAACACCCTGCTCACCGCCGACGACTACGCCTACATGCTGCAGCACAGCCGCGCGCAGGCGGTGCTGGTGTCGGCGGCGCTGCTGCCGGTGTTGCAGGATGCGCTGGCACGGCCGGGCCATGAGGTACGGCAGGTGCTGGTGTCGCGCGCACAGGCACCGCTGCCCGAGGGCACGGCCCCGCTGGACGCGGCGCTTGCCGCGCAGGCGCCGCTGCAGTCGCCCGCCGCCACCGGTTGCGACGATCCCGGCTTCTGGCTCTACTCGTCCGGCTCGACCGGCCAGCCCAAGGGCGTGGTGCACAGCCACGGCAACCCGTACTGGACCGCGGCGCTCTATGCCGGGCCGGTGCTCGGCCTGCGCGAACAGGACGTGTGCTTCTCCGCGGCCAAGCTGTATTTCGCCTACGGCCTGGGCAACGGCCTGAGCTTTCCGCTCAGCGTCGGCGCCACCGTGGTGCTGATGGCCGAGCGGCCCACGCCCGAAGCCACCGTCCGGCGCTGGCTGCAGCACCAGCCGACGGTGTTCTTCGGCGCGCCGACCGGATACGCCGGCCTGCTCGCCTCCCCGGCGCTGCCGGGCCGCGCCGAGGTAGCGCTGCGCTTGTGCTCGTCGGCCGGCGAAGCGCTGCCGGCGGACCTCGGCGAGCGTTTCACCGCGCACTTCGGCTGCGAGATCATCGACGGCATCGGTTCCACCGAAATGCTGCACATCTTCCTGTCGAACCGCCCCGGCCAGGTGCGCTACGGCACCACCGGCTGGCCGGTGCCGGGCTACACCATCGAGCTGCGCGACGAAGACGGCCGCCCGGTGCCCGACGGCGAGATCGGCGACCTGTATATCCAGGGCCCCAGCGCGGCGATGATGTACTGGGCCAACCGCGAGAAGTCGCGCGAGACCTTCCGCGGCGGCTGGACCAAGAGCGGCGACAAATACGTGCGCAACCCCGACGGCACCTACAGCTACGCCGGACGCAGCGACGACATGCTCAAGGTCAGCGGCATCTACGTGTCGCCGTTCGAGGTCGAGGCCACCCTGGTGCAGCATCCCGCGGTACTGGAGGCGGCGGTGATCGGCGTGCCCGACCACGACGGGCTGGTCAAGACCAAGGCCTTCGTGGTGCTGAAGGCCGGCGCGCAGCTGGCCGAGGACGAACTGAAGGCCTTCGTCAAGGAACGGCTGGCGGCCTACAAATACCCGCGCGCCATTGCCTTCGTGGATGCGCTGCCCAAGACCGCCACCGGCAAGATCCAGCGCTTCATGCTGCGCGAACGAGAACTGCAGGCCGCCGCAGAGCGTGCCGCCGCGGTGGCGTGA
- a CDS encoding LysR family transcriptional regulator — MHPDLNDLYYFAQVVDHQGFAPAGRVLGIPKSKLSRRVALLEERLGVRLIQRSTRRFSVTELGQTYYAHCKAMLVEAEAAESAIEQSRAEPSGLVRMTCPVALLHARVGEMVADFMAANPKVIVHLEATNRRVDVVAEGIDLAVRVRVPPLEDSDLVMRVLAQRAWCFVASPALLAHHGPLLTPADLNRLPTLDLGPPRPSHTWSLSGPGGASADLHHKPRLVTDDMIMLRAAAVAGAGVVQLPVMMMTDELRDGRLVKVLPEWSVKGGVIHAVFPSRRGLLPSVRELIDFLTQRFARIDES, encoded by the coding sequence TTGCATCCGGACCTCAATGACCTGTACTACTTCGCGCAGGTGGTCGACCACCAGGGCTTTGCCCCGGCAGGGCGTGTCCTGGGCATCCCCAAGTCCAAGCTCAGCCGGCGCGTGGCGCTGCTGGAAGAGCGCCTGGGCGTGCGCCTGATCCAGCGCTCGACACGGCGCTTTTCGGTGACCGAACTGGGGCAGACCTATTACGCCCACTGCAAGGCCATGCTGGTCGAGGCCGAGGCCGCCGAGAGCGCGATCGAGCAAAGCCGCGCCGAGCCCAGCGGCCTGGTGCGCATGACCTGCCCGGTGGCGCTGCTGCATGCGCGCGTGGGCGAGATGGTCGCCGACTTCATGGCGGCCAACCCCAAGGTCATCGTGCATCTGGAGGCAACCAACCGGCGTGTCGACGTGGTGGCCGAGGGTATCGACCTGGCCGTGCGCGTGCGGGTGCCGCCGCTGGAAGACAGCGACCTGGTGATGCGGGTGCTGGCCCAGCGCGCCTGGTGCTTTGTCGCGAGCCCCGCGTTGCTGGCCCACCACGGGCCGCTGCTGACGCCGGCGGACCTGAACCGCCTCCCTACGCTGGACCTGGGCCCGCCCCGCCCTTCGCACACGTGGTCGCTGTCCGGCCCTGGCGGCGCCAGCGCCGACCTGCACCACAAGCCCCGGCTGGTCACCGACGACATGATCATGCTGCGCGCCGCGGCGGTGGCCGGCGCCGGCGTCGTGCAGCTGCCGGTGATGATGATGACCGACGAGCTGCGCGATGGCCGCCTGGTGAAGGTATTGCCGGAATGGTCGGTCAAGGGCGGCGTGATCCACGCCGTGTTTCCGTCGCGGCGCGGGCTGCTGCCGTCGGTGCGCGAGCTGATCGATTTCCTGACGCAGCGCTTCGCCCGGATCGACGAATCCTGA
- the infA gene encoding translation initiation factor IF-1 codes for MAKEELVEFGGKVSEVLPDNRFRVILENGFEVWAYSSGRLKKNRIRVLAGDRVTLEMSPYDLTKGRINYRHKS; via the coding sequence TTGGCAAAAGAAGAACTGGTCGAATTTGGCGGCAAGGTGTCGGAAGTGCTGCCCGACAACCGCTTTCGCGTGATCCTGGAAAACGGCTTCGAAGTCTGGGCGTATTCGTCCGGGCGGTTGAAGAAGAACCGCATCCGCGTGCTGGCGGGCGATCGCGTCACGCTGGAGATGTCGCCCTATGACCTGACCAAGGGACGCATCAACTACCGGCACAAGTCGTAA
- a CDS encoding isochorismatase family protein, whose protein sequence is MTTPANFNGKRPAIDPADTAMLLIDHQSGLFQTVGDMPMPELRLRAAALARMATLSKLPVITTASVPQGPNGPLIPEIHENAPHAKYVARKGEINAWDNPDFVAAVRETGKKTLIIAGTITSVCMAFPSISAVADGYKVFAVVDASGTYSKMAQEITLARIVQAGVVPMDTAAVASELQQTWNRADAQQWAEVYTKIFPAYQLLIESYMKAQEVEKKHEVLDSQR, encoded by the coding sequence ATGACCACACCCGCCAATTTCAACGGAAAGCGTCCGGCCATCGATCCCGCCGATACGGCAATGCTGCTGATCGACCACCAGAGTGGCCTGTTCCAGACCGTGGGCGATATGCCGATGCCCGAGCTGCGCCTGCGCGCCGCCGCGCTGGCCAGGATGGCGACGCTGAGCAAGCTGCCGGTGATCACCACCGCTTCGGTGCCGCAGGGCCCCAACGGCCCGCTGATCCCCGAGATCCATGAAAACGCCCCGCATGCCAAATACGTCGCACGCAAGGGCGAGATCAACGCCTGGGACAACCCGGACTTCGTCGCCGCCGTGCGCGAGACCGGCAAAAAGACCCTGATCATCGCCGGCACCATCACCAGCGTGTGCATGGCGTTCCCGTCGATCAGCGCGGTGGCGGACGGCTACAAGGTCTTCGCGGTGGTCGACGCCTCCGGCACCTATTCCAAGATGGCGCAGGAAATCACGCTGGCGCGCATCGTCCAGGCCGGCGTGGTGCCGATGGACACCGCCGCAGTGGCGTCGGAGCTGCAGCAGACCTGGAACCGCGCGGACGCGCAGCAATGGGCCGAGGTCTACACCAAGATCTTCCCGGCCTACCAGTTGCTGATCGAAAGCTACATGAAGGCGCAGGAAGTCGAGAAGAAGCACGAGGTACTGGACTCCCAGCGCTGA
- a CDS encoding MFS transporter gives MRQIDVHQLADTARFNRFHALILFWCALIIIFDGYDLAVAGIALPSIMKEMGVTATSAGFMVSSALFGMMFGAIFLGTVADRIGRRRAIAICIALFSVFTAAAGLTSDPVSFSVTRFLAGLGIGGVMPNVVAQMTEYSPRKLRGTLVTLMFSGYSVGGMLAALLGKGLIESYGWQSVFLAAGLPVVLIPLVLRALPESMPYLIRTGQTATLQAVVSRLAPSHRPQAGDVFVLPADEGAAGSAPIRRLFQDGRGVSTVMFWVAFFMCLFMVYALSSWLAKLMAGAGYSLGSALTFVLVLNFGAMLGAIGGGWLADRLPIKHVLIGMYALAAVSITLLGYPMPSAALFVVVGLAGASTIGTQIVTYAYAGQFYPMAVRGTGIGWASGVGRSGAILAPIVIGVLVGMSLPLQQNFMAMAIPAVIAAGAVSMINHRRSASAQAEVAAPVRAAVREA, from the coding sequence ATGCGTCAGATCGATGTCCACCAGCTGGCCGACACGGCCCGCTTCAACCGCTTCCACGCGCTCATCCTGTTCTGGTGCGCGCTGATCATCATCTTCGACGGCTATGACCTGGCGGTGGCGGGCATTGCCCTGCCGTCGATCATGAAGGAAATGGGCGTGACTGCCACCAGCGCCGGCTTCATGGTCAGCTCGGCGCTGTTCGGCATGATGTTCGGCGCGATCTTTCTCGGCACCGTGGCCGACCGCATCGGCCGCCGGCGCGCCATCGCCATCTGCATCGCGCTGTTCAGCGTGTTCACCGCGGCGGCGGGCCTGACCAGCGACCCTGTCAGCTTCAGCGTCACGCGCTTCCTCGCGGGGCTGGGCATCGGCGGCGTGATGCCCAACGTGGTGGCGCAGATGACCGAGTACTCGCCGCGCAAGCTGCGCGGCACGCTGGTGACGCTGATGTTCAGCGGCTATTCGGTCGGCGGCATGCTGGCCGCGCTGCTCGGCAAGGGGCTGATCGAAAGCTACGGCTGGCAGTCGGTGTTCCTCGCCGCCGGCCTGCCGGTGGTGCTGATCCCGCTGGTGCTGCGCGCGCTGCCGGAATCGATGCCCTACCTGATCCGCACCGGCCAGACCGCGACGCTGCAGGCAGTGGTGTCGCGGCTCGCGCCGTCGCACCGGCCGCAGGCCGGCGATGTCTTTGTCCTGCCCGCCGATGAGGGCGCGGCCGGCAGCGCCCCGATCCGCCGCCTGTTCCAGGACGGCCGCGGCGTCAGCACGGTGATGTTCTGGGTGGCGTTCTTCATGTGCCTGTTCATGGTGTACGCGCTCAGCTCGTGGCTGGCCAAGCTGATGGCAGGCGCTGGCTACAGCCTGGGTTCGGCACTGACCTTCGTGCTGGTGCTGAACTTCGGCGCGATGCTGGGCGCGATCGGCGGCGGCTGGCTGGCCGACCGCCTGCCCATCAAGCACGTGCTGATCGGCATGTATGCGCTGGCAGCGGTGTCGATCACGCTGCTGGGCTATCCGATGCCCAGCGCCGCGCTGTTCGTGGTGGTGGGCCTGGCGGGCGCATCCACCATCGGCACGCAGATCGTCACCTATGCCTACGCGGGCCAGTTCTATCCGATGGCGGTGCGCGGCACCGGCATCGGCTGGGCTTCGGGCGTGGGCCGCAGCGGTGCCATCCTGGCGCCGATCGTGATCGGCGTGCTGGTCGGGATGTCGCTGCCGCTGCAGCAGAATTTCATGGCGATGGCGATCCCCGCGGTGATCGCGGCCGGGGCGGTATCGATGATCAACCACAGGCGCTCGGCCTCGGCGCAGGCGGAAGTCGCTGCGCCGGTGCGGGCAGCGGTGCGGGAAGCCTGA
- the ycaC gene encoding isochorismate family cysteine hydrolase YcaC: MSKPYKRLDKTQAAVLMVDHQAGLLSLVRDIEPDKFKNNVLALADLAKYFKLPTVLTTSFEDGPNGPMVPELKAMFPDAPFIPRPGQINAWDNEDFVAAVRATGKKQLLIAGVVTEVCVAFPALSAIEEGFDVFVVTDASGTFNEITRDSAWHRMSEAGAQLMTWFGVACELHRDWRNDIEGLGTLFSNHIPDYRNLITAYTTVKGGK, from the coding sequence ATGAGTAAGCCCTACAAACGCCTGGACAAGACCCAGGCAGCCGTGCTGATGGTCGACCACCAGGCCGGCCTGCTGTCGCTGGTGCGGGACATCGAGCCCGACAAGTTCAAGAACAACGTGTTGGCGCTGGCCGACCTGGCCAAGTACTTCAAGCTGCCGACGGTGCTGACGACCAGCTTCGAGGATGGCCCCAACGGGCCGATGGTGCCTGAACTGAAGGCCATGTTCCCGGATGCGCCGTTCATTCCCCGCCCCGGCCAGATCAACGCCTGGGACAACGAAGACTTCGTCGCGGCGGTGCGCGCCACCGGCAAGAAGCAGCTGCTGATCGCCGGCGTGGTCACGGAGGTATGCGTGGCGTTCCCGGCGCTGTCGGCGATCGAAGAAGGCTTTGACGTGTTCGTCGTGACCGATGCCTCGGGCACCTTCAATGAAATCACGCGCGATTCGGCCTGGCACCGGATGTCGGAAGCCGGCGCGCAACTGATGACATGGTTCGGCGTGGCGTGCGAGTTGCACCGCGACTGGCGCAATGACATCGAAGGCCTGGGCACGCTGTTCTCGAACCACATTCCGGACTACCGGAACCTGATCACGGCCTATACCACGGTGAAGGGCGGGAAGTAG